The genomic stretch TCCAGGGACCACTTGGATGCAGATGACTTCTTGGAAGATGATGTGGACTTCTTGTCTGGTCAGATTCAGGACTACTATAAGGACAGCCGGGCGCTCAATGGAGAGGACTACTGCGATGCAGGcaccttctccttctcctcctcctcctctggaggCTTCCCCTATGACAGTGGGGAAGGGGGATATGACCTGTCCCCAGGGATGAAGGGGTGCGGCTCGGCTGTGAAGCGCAGAAGGAGGCTCAGGTCTGACACTGAGATGCAGCAGCTGAGGCAGGCAGCCAATGTCAGGGAGCGCAGGAGGATGCAGTCCATCAATGATGCCTTTGAGGGGCTCAGGTCTCACATCCCCACCTTGCCCTATGAGAAGAGACTCTCCAAGGTGGACACCCTGCGCCTGGCCATCGGCTACATCAACTTCCTCAGCGAGCTGGTGCAGTCAGATCTCCCACTCAGGAACCCCAGCACAGAGAGCTCCCTGCAGCCTAAGAAAGTCATCATCTGCCACAGAGGAACAAGTGAGTACAAGGAACACCTGTAGCTCGCCGCAAAGCCTTAGGACAGcgcttcccaaactcagtcctcaaggcgtcctggcagtccatgttttaaggatttcCGTGCTTGAGCACAGATTACTTAATTATTAAACTATCTCTGCTCAAACATGGAGAGACTTAAAAACCTGGACTATTGAGTGTCTCGAGGAATGGGTTTGGAAAGCATTGTCTTggggctggtgcttgtagttccacaatagctgGAGACAGTAATATTTGTAGTACATGGTGTATGTCTGTATAGAGTTTTTACAATCAGTAATattagctgtgtcgagctgctgacACAATTCTCTGTAATGTAACAGagaaagaaaaagtatgactcttgttggggCGCACTCTTGTTGTATCGTGTTGTCTAATGATTAGTGATGTGTATAAAAAATAGTCAATTCTTTATTTCTACTCTTAAAATAAATGGGAACTCAGCACAAAGCAAGAATCAATGTTGAAATTTAGCATAAATGGATGTTAGCATTCCAGGAATAGGACAATCTCTAGAAAAAATTGGGAATGTTCAGATCTTGTTTATCCTTGGACAAATGCATATTGGAAGATAGCTACGtaccatgctgcttccgtctgccaaagatctgtacaaactgtgtttgtattaatggaGCCCTGAATAGGGATGATTTCAGGCGAGGGACCACCCCCTAACTGAGATCTAACCCTGATGGTTCGAGTCCGTCTTGGAGAAAATTGCATACGATGAACAAGGTGAGATCTGGACGCAGTGAAGTGATGGGAATAagtgaaagtggtgatcctgctgttagtgttatctCACAGGAAGTGAAGCCTTCCTactgcactgggtattccctagtggtcgcccaactaggtactgacctagcccacctccgtttagcttccaagatcggacgagattgggcgtaagcggaggggtatggtcgtagaaagATTTGTCCTGtgccactaatgagagtgcaccgaaacagaaAATGGGTTACCTTGCGAGAAGGGAGTGGAGAAAAGGCATGGGGGAAAAAGGGAAAGGATAGATCTTAGGAGCGTGAATCTGCTGTCCTCGTTAGACAGGAGAAACGTGTCTCGTGGGGGACACGGTcacctgaatcgtggatgagagttcacggaaaaAAGGAATGATTGAAAAAAATGGGAAAGAGAGAAAAAAGGGAAGAAAAGGAAAAAGGATTACATAAATATGAAAAACACTATGATGAATATTGCAATATTGAACAAGAATCAATCATGCTATATAGATGAAAAGATTATTTAAGGATATTAGTGATAAAGATATTAAAGCAGGAGGAACTGAGATATAAAAGTACCCCCTGCGTATGGTCACTGTATAGGCGGAGGACCTGGTG from Pseudophryne corroboree isolate aPseCor3 chromosome 5, aPseCor3.hap2, whole genome shotgun sequence encodes the following:
- the PTF1A gene encoding pancreas transcription factor 1 subunit alpha, with translation MDTVLEQFTGLESFPSPYFNEDDFFTDQSSRDHLDADDFLEDDVDFLSGQIQDYYKDSRALNGEDYCDAGTFSFSSSSSGGFPYDSGEGGYDLSPGMKGCGSAVKRRRRLRSDTEMQQLRQAANVRERRRMQSINDAFEGLRSHIPTLPYEKRLSKVDTLRLAIGYINFLSELVQSDLPLRNPSTESSLQPKKVIICHRGTRSPSPSDPDFGLPPLAGHSLSWTDEKQLRDQNIVRTAKVWTPEDPRKLSKSSLNNIENEPPLTMCLDI